In Mytilus trossulus isolate FHL-02 chromosome 6, PNRI_Mtr1.1.1.hap1, whole genome shotgun sequence, a single window of DNA contains:
- the LOC134721082 gene encoding uncharacterized protein LOC134721082 yields MPRKNPAHLKPWLIDAILMNTEPTKANSVKILKHLVTREDGSVIREVTDGSVFIKADFSQEAIEEMFSEEGSTQPEWYSALLILRKYSIHFDVTNCLEKSEFVLKISSASIWDLQQGFYLKYRVLDCMDNKSVRELANEAYENYRPQQRDDSMDCSIPLTQLLDNMTNVESQEEEKENSTADELTCDTIYEEIFISKEQQALLDDIEEWKADYIPSFEDNSQIYHQKSEDNSSKDKVLQRDIEMKDLITEKTCKKKCSTVDKAIHEQEISNSGDVVSSGESIRLSCSDHSSEEIIVHNHGDDLSTDHHDNNSKVSSSSGSIEHENIKSKYSDNVSSKKEKKKEKCSPTNYQKHFENFILIDHDHAVSSTVLIAETQPFTPTVSPPGTQSFSPKEYDPLISISPILNKSDSLTLFSISPETNKSCDQNDKEETTPSTSVNEVTHGTPKKGQKKPAILHASEYTGYRHERERKNSSKIIKSKDKPMEVVVNVQVENKGNDSFEKERLKSICKQSKIGQYENDEEIRLNKLSSPSDKESAEYLIQEMSKQSNSEEDSCRIELSKCNDSEQVVSLSQKSEDSQDLKQSQNSISDNTLMEISSGQMKSVVAISKSRNSNDNCDGLGATMEQSVVVTDEAGNKKSQKYVFKKVLPDSVTGKERALGKVQDLMSSIKSTKRNRCEISPNDVPSGKSRKVDTHAVETTENTSMRNNENIVASNLTQESETSPRLLQSTRSTRKLPSEISFENIGGKKIRMKINQTGNSSSPIENSDKGEKRDEEEQSQSILTRDKSRSPSKQVQGETVHDVIVISSGESDGCLKSKQNVEKQPVEEQSGSSKNTEDCKNRQRNPFTESDEISASKMSKGSSSSQRSKGKQLRAKNAGNLEKRDIKGISQTSVISSCPIDLVPCSSEVVSTCSQIQNQSMEGCDKSEDLSEMERFLSEIQPETDIGRKLLQMTVPRDLAVTAFNYYRNRDFVM; encoded by the exons ATGCCAAGAAAAAACCCAGCGCATCTCAAACCTTGGCTGATTGACGCTATACTAATGAATACGGAACCAACTAAAGCAAATTCAGTCAAAATTCTCAAG CATTTAGTCACAAGAGAAGATGGATCAGTGATAAGGGAAGTAACTGATGGCAGTGTGTTCATCAAAGCTGACTTTTCACAAGAGGCCATTGAAGAAATGTTCAG tgAAGAAGGGTCAACACAGCCAGAATGGTACAGTGCATTACTCATTCTTAGAAAGTATTCTATTCATTTTGATGTCACAAATTGTTTG GAAAAAAGTGAATTTGTATTAAAGATTTCCTCAGCCTCTATTTGGGATTTACAGCAGGGATTTTATCTCAAGTACAGAGTACTTGACTG CATGGATAATAAAAGTGTAAGAGAACTCGCAAACGAAGCGTATGAAAACTACCGACCTCAACAAAG GGATGATTCCATGGACTGTAGCATACCACTTACACAACTTCTAGATAACATGACAAATGTAGAGTCACAAGAGGAGGAAAAAGAAAATAGTACAg CTGATGAATTAACATGTGATACGAtctatgaagaaatatttataagtaaGGAACAGCAAGCCCTGTTAGATGATATAGAAG aaTGGAAGGCTGATTATATACCATCTTTTGAAGACAACTCTCAAATATATCATCAGAAGTCAGAGGATAATTCTTCAAAAG ataaaGTATTGCAACGAGATATAGAAATGAAAGATTTAATTACAGAGAAAACttgtaaaaagaaatgttcTACTGTAGATAAAGCAATTCATGAACAG GAAATAAGTAACAGTGGTGATGTAGTTAGTTCTGGAGAGTCTATCAGGCTCAGCTGTTCTGACCACTCTAGTGAAGAGATTATTGTACATAACCATGGTGATGACCTTTCAACTGATCACCATGACAACAACAGTAAAGTAAGCAGTTCATCTGGCAGCATAGAGCACGAGAacataaaatctaaatattcaGACAATGTTTCTTCTAAAAAggagaaaaagaaagaaaaatgtagCCCAACTAATTACCAAAagcattttgaaaactttattttaattgatcaTGACCATGCTGTGAGTAGTACTGTATTGATAGCGGAAACTCAACCTTTTACTCCTACGGTGTCGCCCCCTGGTACTCAGTCTTTTTCGCCAAAGGAATACGATCCGTTAATATCAATATCTCCTATACTAAATAAATCTGATTCATTGacattgttttctatttctCCTGAAACTAATAAATCATGTGatcaaaatgacaaagaagAGACAACTCCAAGTACCAGTGTCAATGAAGTGACACATGGCACACCAAAGAAAGGCCAGAAAAAACCTGCAATACTACATGCTAGTGAATACACAGGATACAGACATGAGAGGGAAAgaaaaaattcttcaaaaataataaaaagtaaagatAAACCTATGGAAGTAGTTGTGAACGTCCAAGTTGAAAATAAAGGAAATGACAGTTTTGAAAAGGAAAGACTAAAATCAATATGTAAACAGTCTAAAATTGGACAGTATGAAAACGATGAAGAAATCAGACTAAATAAACTAAGTTCTCCTAGTGATAAAGAATCAGCTGAATATTTAATTCAGGAAATGAGTAAACAATCCAATTCTGAAGAAGATAGTTGTCGCATTGAACTGTCCAAATGTAATGATTCTGAACAGGTTGTTTCACTGTCACAAAAATCAGAGGATTCTCAAGATTTGAAACAATCACAAAACTCTATCTCGGATAATACTCTAATGGAGATATCATCAGGGCAAATGAAATCAGTTGTTGCAATATCAAAGTCTAGAAATTCTAATGATAATTGTGATGGGCTTGGTGCTACTATGGAACAAAGTGTAGTGGTAACAGATGAGGCGggaaataaaaaatcacaaaaatatgtttttaaaaaggtgTTACCGGACAGTGTTACAGGAAAAGAGAGAGCTCTAGGTAAAGTTCAGGATTTGATGTCGAGTATTAAATCAACAAAGAGAAACAGATGTGAAATATCACCTAATGATGTTCCCTCAGGTAAAAGTAGAAAAGTTGATACTCATGCAGTGGAGACAACAGAAAACACTTCAATGAGAAATAATGAGAATATAGTGGCGAGTAATTTAACACAGGAGTCAGAAACTTCCCCAAGACTTTTACAGTCAACAAGGTCAACCAGAAAACTTCCATCtgaaatttcatttgaaaatattggagggaaaaaaatcagaatgaaaataaatcaaactggAAACTCTTCATCACCAATAGAAAACTCTGATAAAGGAGAGAAAAGGGATGAAGAAGAACAATCGCAGAGTATTTTGACAAGGGATAAATCAAGGTCACCCTCAAAACAGGTTCAAGGAGAGACAGTCCATGATGTTATTGTAATCTCCAGTGGTGAATCAG ATGGGTGtctaaaaagtaaacaaaatgtgGAAAAACAGCCAGTTGAAGAACAATCTGGAAGCAGTAAAAATACAGAAGATTGTAAGAACAGACAACGAAATCCATTCACAGAATCAGACGAAATATCAGcttcaaaaatgtcaaaaggcTCATCCTCCTCACAGA GGTCAAAGGGTAAACAGTTGAGAGCTAAGAATGCTGGAAACCTAGAAAAAAGAGATATAAAAGGAATAAGTCAAACAAGTGTAATCTCAAGCTGTCCTATAGATCTGGTTCCTTGCTCATCTGAAGTGGTGTCCACTTGCTCCCAGATACAGAATCAGTCAATGGAGGGATGTGATAAATCAGAAGATTTATCTGAG ATGGAAAGATTTTTATCAGAAATACAACCAGAGACGGATATAGGAAGAAAGTTATTACAGATGACAGTCCCTAGAGATCTGGCAGTTACAGCATTTAATTATTACAGAAACAgagattttgtcatgtga